In Desulfosoma sp., the genomic stretch GAAGACCCGCCACGGCGCTATGCTCATCCAGTTCCAGAATCAAAGCTGGTTTGCGTTCCAAAATATGCCGGTAGAAATGTTCTACAAAAGAATCCGGCCCACAACTGAAATTGCTCAAGTGAACTCCAAACCAATGAGGTGTGCGGGCGATTCTCTTGGCACTTTTTAGAATACGAGCGCCAAGCCCCCAGTACATGCGAGGGAAATCGCTCAGATCCTCTGGATCCACATCCAAAACATCCGCCGGAATCGCCCAGATACCCAGTCTGGCTAGGTGTCTTCCAAGCTTCAGGTTCAGGCGCTCGTCATAAAGATTGTAAGGACGACCTGTGACGATCCAGACAGGTTCCAAGGCCGGGACTCGAGAAAGGATGGCACGCCCCACGTCATGGACACGTTTTCGAAACCATTGCTGATAGCCCCAAGCCGCACGCACCGCAGCCGCCACACGATCCCGATGGATCTTCCAAGACCTTGGCAAGGATGCATACACCGAAGAGACCAGGGCATCGGGACCCTGCTTCATGAAAAGAGTCGGCCGAATCAAGCGGTCATCTGAAATGTTCAAGGCCGCCCGCACCACGTATTGCGAGCTTTGCACCAAAGGGCAGAACATGCCGGCTTCCTGAGATTCGGGAACGGGCATACTGATGACATTGGGCAAGAAGACATAATCCACATGATCCAGCAGAACATCCACGTGTCCGTGAAAGACTTTCACGGGAAAACAGGTCTCCGCCGTCATGGATTCCACGCCTTTCAGGGCAATGCGGTTGTCGGTCTTGGGGCTCACCAACACTCGACATCCAAGAGCCGCTAAAAGGCGCACCCAAAAGGGTCCCCATTCCAAGGCATGCAAGCCCATAGGAACCCCCACCACAGGTCGCTCCTCCTCGTTTAACGAGGCTTCGGCAGGTTCCCCCAAAACGTGAGCGTATTCCCGAATCATCTCCCAAAACAGCCGTTGACGGGCTTCAAATGTGTTTTCCGCAGACGGCCCACGATAATGGCTCACTTCAAAACGTCCGCAATCCCCTCCCCAGACACTCTTTCGACCTACAAAATCATAAATCTTCAGCTTGCACTCGTTATGGCAGTGTCTGTCCGCTCGACACACGGATTCCGTAAAGTGAACCGTGGCTTGAGCCAATGCCTCAAAATCTCTTTGCTTTTCAGAAAGCTCTCCCCTTTCAAAAGCTTCCTTGACCGCCAAAGCCGCTCCATAAGCCCCCATGACCTCGCGGTGAGGCGGGACCACCAGAGGCCGCTGCAAAACCCTTTCAAACGCAGCCACCACAGCCTTGTTCAGGGAAGGACCTCCAAGAAACATAATCTTTTTGCCAATAGGCCTTTTGCCCACAACCCGGTTAAGGTAGTTATGAACCACGGCGTAGCACAAGCCCGCAATGAGGTCCTCACGGCGCGCCCCTTTTTGCAGATAGCTGAAGAGATCCGATTCCATGAACACCGTACAGCGTTCCGCCAAGCTCACGGGGTTTTCGGATGTCAGGGCCAAGTCCTGAAATTCACCCACAATGTTAATTTTGAGTTTGTTCGCCAATTCATGAAGAAAACTCCCCGTCCCTGCCGCACACACCTTGTTCATGTCAAAGTCCAGAGGATGGGTGTCTTCAAGCCGAATATATTTGGAATCCTGCCCACCGATTTCAAAAATGGTGTCCACGGTAGCGTCCACCGCCACCGCCCCTTTGGCGTGGGCCGTGATTTCGTCCAGGATAAGATCGGCGTGAAGGAAATCGCCCACCACGTTACGACCGGAGCCGGTGGTAGCCACAGCTTTGATGCGCACGCGCGACCCTACTTGCGAAAGCATCGTACGCAACAGGTTTTGCGTGACCTCGATAGGCTTTCCCTGCGTTTGGACATAACGCTTGTGGCGAATCCTTCCCCATTCATCGATCAAGGCATATTTGGTTGTGGTGGACCCAATGTCCACTCCCAAGTAAACGGGCACAGGATTCTTTTCCTCCCACCCTTCCCAGGGAGGGAAAGTCTCGTCCACGTCAAAGACCGTCCAGCGCAGTTCCAATCGAGGCGCTCGAGGAAACTCTTCCCCGGAAACCTCCACGTTTTCCGACAACCTATTCAGATCCACTCGATGACAACGCCCGGCACGCCGGCTCTGCAAGGCCGCCCCTAAAGCCCCTAGGGAGGTATGATGAGCAGGTACTTGCAGATTCGGATAATACTGGCGAAATGCTTCCACCTGCAGTGGGTTGGAGGCCATGCCCCCGATAAAGATCACCGGCTCTTCCAACTTGCGAGCCGCCACGATGGTGCTCACATAGTTGGCCGCATTGCCGTAGTGAAGCCCGGCGATGATGTTGGGCAGAGGTTCCCCCTTGTTTTGCAGATGGATCATGTCGGATTTGGTGAAAACCGTGCAACGGCAGGCCACCGGCGCCGGAGAACTGTGTTGCAGGCCCAGGGAAATGAAATCTTGCAGAGTCTTCTGCATCTTTTCCTGGGTCATTTCAAATTCGGCCCCATAGATGGAAGAGGCCAATCGGGCACTTTGTTGATCCATAAAGGAACCCGTCCCCGAAGCGCATGGACCGTTCATGTTGAAAGCGTCCAAGTGCCAGGATCCGTTCCTATGGCTTACCTGAAAAAGGGAAGCGTCTTGTCCGCCGATACTGATAATGCTGCGAACGTCGGGAACCACATGGATAGCACCCGTAACTTGAGCGATGGTTTCCACTTCAAAAGGGGCGTTCAGGATTTCCGCCAGCCTCTCTCCATGGACTCCCGTAAAAGTGACGGACCGCACCAAAGGCGCGCCGAACCTCGCAAACACTTCTTCCAAAACCCGCCGCACTTCATAAACGACTTGGCCGAAGTGCCTCACATACGGTGCTTCCCAAACGATCTTTTCGTGGTCATCGATCACCACCACGTTGACACTGACCGATCCCACATCCACACCGACATCGAACGCCACGACGGCACCCTCCATCCTGGTCTGAGATCATGGGCTTCAAGACCGTTTTGGCACGAACGGTCGGCACACCGTCCTTCAAACAGCAGGGTTTGTTTTAAAATTCTTACCCTGTACGGACATCCACCGCAGCATACTCGAAGACGCTCTTCAGGAAAAGCCTCTCAGGGTTTCCCGAAATCACCGCTACCATCGCAAAGACATCGAGAAACCTTGAGTCAAAAATCGCCAAGGAAATACCTATGAGGGCGTGCCTTCTGCCGGCACCACAAAATCCCGAGCCTCAAACTTGCGAAGCTCCAAGCGGCCGCCTTCACAAAGGGTTTGGACCACGTGTTTCAGGGTGTCCAAGGGAACTCCCAGAGCGTCCGCCATTTCCTCCATGGAGCATGGCCTGCGTCGTACCAGCTGCACGATACGCTCTTCCAGGCTTTCATCGTCCCCGATGTTCCCCCTGGCTTCATAGGCACCCAAAACATCCACAGGGCATGATGTAAAAAAGGCCGCCGCTTCTTTCATGGCTTCGGCCGTCAAACCATCAAGACCGGGTTGGGCCGGAGGACGCACCACCGTGTTCAATTCCACTCGATCCGGGCCGATACGTCGCACCAAAGCCGCCAGGTCACGCAGATGGGCCGGACTGTCATTGATGCCCCTCACCAAAAGGATTTCCAAATGATAAGCACCCCGGTATTCTCGACGAAAGGATTCCAAACCTTCCACAAGGAGATCCAGAGACAAATGCGGATGCGGACGATTAAGCCTTGCGAAAACCTCCGAGTGAGCGGCGTCCAAAGACGGCACGACCCGGTCAGCTTTCAGAAGGCCTCTGCGGACTTCTTCCTGCCACAGAAGGGTTCCGTTGGTCAGAACCACCAAAGGAATATAGCTGTATGCGGCTTTGATGGCGGAAATCAGTTCGCCTAAAGGCTCATAGAGCGTGGGTTCACCGGCCGAAGAAAAAGTCAGGGCATCCACGGCCTTTGAATGCTTTTGTAAAAAGTGCTGCAATTGGGCTAACACGTCATCCGGGGGTATAAAAGCCTTTCGGTGAAGACTCAGATGTGTCGTAGGGCCGGATTCACAATAAAGGCAGTCCAACGTGCAGGTCTTGGGAGGAATCACATCGATGCCCAGGGAACGCCCAAGTCGGCGGGACGGCACCGGCCCAAAAAGCGTACCGGTCACGTGAGAGGCTTTCATGCCTTGGAATCCTGCGCTTCTCCTTCATGGCAGCGCCGCATCATGACGTGATTCTTCTTTTTGAGATAGACTTCGCACTCGGTGCACAATTGCCCTTTTTCCTTGCAGGCACGAGGTACCAAATCCCAGCAGGGCACAGGAAAATTCAGAATCGCCGGGCAGCTCTTGCGTACGGATTCCTCGCAACCTCGAATTTCCCAGCATGGGGCCACGGTGAGAAGCTTTTTAATCCCGGCAATGTTCAAACCGTCTTCAGTAAGCAAACGACGCAGGCATTTGAGCCACTGCAGGTCATTGTTGGAATAAAAACGTTTACCGCCTCGCCGTGCCGGCTTTATGAGGCCTTCCTGCTCGTAAATTCTTAGTGTTCTTGGGTGTATGTTGAGTAGTTCGGCCACAATTCCAATAGGATAAAGAGCCTTTCCGTTTTCTACCTCCACGATGCCTTCCTCCTTCGTGGGTGGACTCGACAAAGTGACTTAGCAATGCATCTGCTACATCATGATGAAGGACATTGTCAAGCCATGGTTGCCCACCGATTCACGCACCGCTTCAGAAGCTGTGCTGCGCCAAAAAAGTCTTGTAGACTTCTTTGAGCCAAGCGCGACGCCAGCTGCCAACGGTGCGAGAGTTGGGGATGAGCCATTCGGAAATAGGGACGGAAAATCCTGTCTTGGCACGATGCGTCAAGGCTTCGGGAGGATTTCCGTTCCAGGCGCAATGGGCTAGAAGGTGCTTGTAATTCCATGAATTGGCGCGCAGCAGACCCACGACGGTTTTCAAAAAGACCACATCCACAAGAGGAACACGTATTTCCAGGCTATGGGCCATACCTGCCCAGTCGGTATCCCGAAGCAGCATATTGCGCATGTACTGGGTGACTTCCAAAGCGGAGACGGCGCGGAAAGGATCCTGAGTCTTTTCAACGGTTCGGTTTAAGGCGACCGTGACTTGAAGTGTTTGCCATCCTTCTCTGGCCATGTCCGAATCCATGAACCGAGAAAGCTCCCAAGGCATATAAACGGCACGTCGCAGCAGGTAGGCTCCGCCAAAACTTCCACCATATTCCAACAAGCCTGCATACTTGGGTGACACCACACGACCGAGCGCGGGTTCCACCAAGGCTCGCACTAGAGCCCCGAAGGCCCCAAAGGGTTTGGCCAATTTGACGATCAAAGGGACATGCCGAAAGGAAGGATAGCCCCCAAAGAGTTCGTCACCGCCCAAGCCTGAGAGGGCCACTTTGATACCCTTTTCTGCGGCCCCCTTACTTACCAAATAGGTATTGATGCCGTCGATGGTCGGCTGGTCCATGGCGTCAAAAAAGTGATCCAGGTTGTCCATGAGATCTTTTTTGGACACCCACCCTGTTTCGTGGCACGTACCCAGCATCTGAGCGACCATTTCGGCAAAAGGCGTCTCGTCGTCCAATCTCCCTCGAAATTCATCAAATCCTAGAGTGAAGGTGCGTAGAGGTATCGGCGAACGGCGTGAAGCCAGGGCGGCAAGGGATGTGGAATCCAGGCCGGCTGAGAGAAACATGCCCACCGGCACATCGGAGACCATGTGGTAGCGCATGGTTTCTTCCAAAGCTTCTCCGAGAACTTCCTCCACTTTTCGGCGGTCCAAAATCGGTTCCGCAGTCGCCCTGCTTGCGATTTCCTTGGCAACATCGCAATGGACTCTTGCCTCAGGTACGGGACCTCCTCTGGAAACCCAGAGTGTGGAACCGGGAGGAAGGCATCGAATGCCTCGGTACAAAGTGAAAGGTTCGGGCACCCAACCCCAAAGGAAAAAGCCTGCATGACCGGCCGGTTCGGGAGACGTATCGGAAACACCCGCAGCCAGAAGAGCCTTGACTTGGCTTGCCACCTTCAAAGTGCCGGCATCGTCTGCATAGTAAAGGGGTTTAATGCCGAAGGGGTCTCGAGCGAGCAAAAGCCCCCCCTTCTTGCCATCCCACAAAGCAAACGCATACATCCCGCGTAGATGCTCAACCATGGACACGCCATAACGTTGATAGAGATGGATAAGAACTTCCGTGTCGCTTTGAGATCGAAACCGAGCTCCTTGAGCTTCCAAGGCGGCGCGCAAGTCCTTGTAATTATAGATCTCACCGTTAAAGGTTATCTGAATCTGACCGTCTTCAGATGCCATGGGCTGCCGGCCCGCCGGAGAGAGGTCGATGATGGCCAGACGTCTATGGGCGAGACCCACCGTACGATCTTCGGAAACCCACACCCCTTCTCCGTCTGGCCCCCGTGACCTTTGACGAGCGTTTACCTTTGCCAACCATTGTTCTGCATCGCTTATAACACCATTGTTTTTGTAGCGAAAAATGGCACCTATGCCGCACATAACTTATCTCCGTTTGTTGTTCCAAGCCCGCCCGTTCGCATGCGAGCCTCACCCCTTCACATTACCCTAAAACGATAAGGTCGCCTCAATTGCATGCGAACCTGCATTTTTTCACGTTTTTTTTAAATGTCGAGAGTTCCGTGCAGGTGCCCGGCTGATCCGCCGGCATTGAGTGCATGGAAGGACGGCTGGGACCGTCCCGACAACTCACAATTCCAAGGTGTCTTGCTGTTTGAACATAGGAGCGAGGCGCCGCCTGGCTTCTATGCCGCAAGGCTTTTGTTTTCCTGGCAGCTCGGGCCTTTGACCTGCCGTTTACGTGTGCGGAATGCCCCCGCTCCCAAGGATAAATTCTCGGTCACGCTCGTAGCTCTGAGGAGCGGACACATGTGTCCGCCACGAAAGACCGTCGTCGGTAAGGGAATATGGGGCGCAGACACCGGTACGCCCCTACAAGGGATTGTGCCGATTGGGCCATACCAAACACCGGCGAGGGGTCTCAAGGCGAAAGGATCCTCTGCAAATCTGCGGGTAAACTCGAGGGGCTTTCGGCAAGAAGCAGGAGCCAAAGCACACAATCCGTAGGGGCGGCCCCATGTGTCCGCCCCCAGGCCATTCAGGAACGACAATCCTTTGGAGCGGACACGCAGGTCCGCCTCTACAGAGAAGGTACCGGAACAAACTTAAAACTTTACCCGACATTGAAAAAAGACCAAGGCTTTCTAGAGAGCTCGATTCCCACCCCGCTCATGATACGGGCGGAACGTTCATCATGAGGGCAGGATGCCCGCGTCCCCAGGTGAATACTTACTCCCCGAAAAGACCCAGCGGTTCGATGTGTTCACTGTTGGGGTACGCTTGAGTGTTTCACATGATAGGTTGTGGAACAGGGTGATTTCGGAGTGGACATATGGATCCGGCGCTTACTGAAGTTTGGCCGTTGGGTGAAATGGAGCGGAAAGCCGTTGCGACCCGGAGCTATGAGGAAGACGAAAGGAAGCCTTTTTCCTTGCAAAGCATCAGGGCGCTACAGTAACCTTCAGTCTTTGGTAATACAACGCCGCAAACGCTTTGATCGGAATTGAAGCGATTTATCCCTCAATAAAAAACGACACCCCAAAGGCCCTGACCCTGACGGAGGAAAAACGGCCATGCGTAGCGATCTTATGAAAAAAGGACCGGAAAAAGCTCCCCATCGATCCCTTTTTAAGGCCATGGGCTACACTCGTGAAGAAATCGATCGGCCTTTGATCGGCATCGTCAATTCCTTCAATGAAATCATTCCTGGGCACATACACTTGGACAAGATCGCCCAAGCCGTAAAGGCTGGCGTGCGCATGGCTGGAGGCACCCCTGTCGAATTTTCCACCATCGGCATCTGCGACGGTATCGCCATGAACCACGACGGCATGCGCTACAGCCTGGCAAGCCGGGAACTCATTGCAGACAGTGTGGAAGTGATGGCCATGGCCCATCCTTTTGACGGCTTGGTGCTTATTCCCAACTGCGACAAGATTATTCCAGGCATGATCATGGCGGCCTTTCGTTTGAACATTCCTTGCATCGTGGTAAGCGGCGGGCCCATGTTGGCGGGTCGAGTCGGAGCAAAGCCCGTGGATCTGATATCGGTCTTTGAAGGTGTTGGTGCATTGAAAGCTGGCATCATCGGCGAAGAGGATCTGGATGAACTTGAAGACAACGCCTGCCCAGGTTGTGGGTCTTGCGCAGGCATGTTCACCGCCAATTCCATGAACTGTTTGAGCGAGGCTCTGGGACTGGCTCTTCCCGGTAACGGGACCATTCCCGCTGTTTCAGCCGCCCGTTATCGCTTGGCCAAAATGGCCGGTATGCGTATCATGGACCTGGTCCGTCACAACGTAAAACCTCGAGACCTGATCACCATGGAATCCTTTGAAAATGCTATCGCTGTGGACATGGCCCTGGGGTGTTCCACCAACACGGTGCTGCATGTGCCGGCCATCGCCCATGAAGCCGGCTACAAGTTGAATCTAGATCTTTTCAACAGCATCAGCGCCAGGACACCGCATCTTTGTTCTCTACGACCCGGAGGCCCTCATTTCTTGGAAGATCTTCATGCAGCGGGTGGTGTTCAAGGAGTTATGAAGGAACTGGCCAAGATCGGCGCCGTTCATCTGGACGCACGAACCGTGACAGGAAATACCGTAGGCAAAAACCTCGAATCCGTAAAACATGTGGACCATTCCGTGATTCGCCCTGTGGATAATCCTTATCATTCGCAAGGTGGGATCGCTATTCTCTATGGCAATCTGGCACCTGAAGGAGCGGTTGTGAAACAAAGTGCCGTAGCTCCAGAAATGTTGAACAGAACTGGACGTGCCCGTGTTTTTGAAAGTGAAAAAGAGGCCGCTGATGCCATCTTGGGTGGTGCCATTCAACCAGGAGACGTGGTGGTCATCCGATACGAAGGACCCAAAGGCGGTCCCGGCATGCAGGAAATGCTTACACCGACGGCAGCCATCATCGGCATGAATTTGGGCAAGGAAGTGGCGCTTATCACCGACGGCCGCTTCAGTGGCGGAACCCAAGGAGCCGCCATCGGACACATCAGTCCGGAAGCAGCGGCCGGGGGGCCCATTGCCTTGGTGGAAGAAGGGGATCTTATTTCTATCGATATTCCAGCCAAGAAACTTAATCTTCTCGTAGACGAAGCCACCTTGGAAGCACGTCGAGCGGCATGGCGCCCCAGGCCGCCACGCGTCCAGCATGGATATCTGGCACGATATGCCAAAATGGTTACCAGCGGCGCTACGGGAGCCGTTTTTTCGGAATGACTTGAAATCGTAAGGTCGTCAATCGTGAAACCGTGAATCATGCATTCGGCATGTTGGGAAGAGGTGGTTGTGGGATACATTTTTCGCCTCGAAGATGCCCTGCGCATGGAAAGATGGGCTGAAACCGAGCCCGGACGCACCGTTTTGCGCTTGGAACGAAATCTGCTCCAACGCCTCTGGAATCCAACGAGTCCGCAACGTGTTCTGGATGTGGGTTGCGGCACAGGCTGGACCCTTCAGTGGCTCGCTCAACTTGGGCATGCCGTCACGGGCGTCGAACCATCGTGGGAATTGGTCCGCTATGCCCAGAGAAAACTTCCTCAGCGTATCCTTATTCATCACGGATTTGCCGAAGATCTGCCCTTCAGTGACAATGAGTTCGATACGGTGACTCTGATCACCACGCTGGAATTTGTTGAAAACCCTCGAGCAGCTTTGGCCGAGGCGTGCCGAGTGGCACGGCGGCATGTGCTTATCGGTACTTTAAACAAATGGTCTCTGACCGGTTGTTATCGCCGCATGGAATTTCTGTGGAAGCCTTCGCTTTACCGTCACGCAGTCTTTCAATCGGTGCTTTCCCTGAAACATCTTCTGGAAGACGTGCTTTATGGCTCCGCGGTCTGCCAGTGGAGAACCTGCCTGGTTTTTCCATTATGGCTTGCCACACATCTGGAGATAGTGGAAGACCACCCGCTTTTCCAATACCAGCCTTTCGGACACTTTTTGGCCATGCGTGTGGACCTTCGTCCCGTGCATAGGCCGGTTCAGGATCCGCTTATGGAACGCGTCGTAGGTGCCGGACCGGCGGGAACCCCTCGATCTTGCTGGCGTCTTCATGGCCGAAATGGGTGTTCCCCATCGACGGGTGTTCCGTGCCAAGGGTCCGTGGTGTCTTCTCGGCGTTCCAGGGCCGTAACAAGATCCCTCGATGAAGGAAGCGGCCATGCATGAAGCGCGTTTTTATACTCAGGAAGAAAAGAACGCCGTGCGTTGCCGCCTGTGCGCGCACGGCTGCCTGATCAAGCCGGAAAAAACCGGATTGTGCGGTGTTCGCCGTAACCTTGAGGGCCGTCTTTATTCTATGGTTTACGGCAAGTTGATCGCAGCCAATGTGGATCCTATAGAAAAAAAACCCCTCTTTCATTTTCTTCCGGGAACTTTCAGTTATTCCATCGCTACGGTGGGATGCAATTTCCGGTGCCTCTTTTGTCAAAATGCGGATATTTCTCAGGCTCCTAGAGACCATGGGGCCGTCTACGGCAGGGAATCCACTCCGAGCTCCGTGGTCCAAGATGCTTTAAGAACACGATGCGCCAGTATCAGCTACACCTATACGGAACCCACAATCTTCATGGAATTTGCCATGGATGTGGGGATCGAGGCGAGAAGAGCCGGCCTGAAAAACGTCTTCGTCTCCAACGGCTACATGACTCCGGAAGCCCTGCAGGTAGCTGCCGAAACCTTTCTTGACGCCGCCAATGTGGACCTCAAAGCTTTTCGAGACCGTTTTTACAAGGAAATGTGCGGCGCCCGCCTCGATCCGGTGCTGGAAACTTTGCAGGGCATGAAACGTTTGGGAATTTGGCTCGAAGTGACGACGCTCCTCATCCCGGGTCTCAACGATGACCCTCAGGAACTCAAGGAACTGGCCGAATTTCTCGTGTCTTTGGGACCGGAGACTCCATGGCATGTGAGTCGTTTTCATCCCACATACCGCTTGACCGATCGACCACCCACACCTGTGGCTACAGTGCGGCAAGCTCGCGAGATCGGATTGAAAGCAGGACTGCGTTACGTGTACACAGGCAATGTGCCTGGAGACGAAGGCGAAAACACTTACTGTCCACAATGTGGCGCCGTCGTCATGAAACGCTACGGCTTTTCCATAAAGCCTCAGGGAATTTCCAAAGGAGCCTGTACGGCATGCGGTGCGCGCATTCACGGAGTGCATTTGCCGTAATGGAGGCCGAGCCTTCCGTTATTCTTCACCATCTTTTCGAAACTCTTTTGGCCGCCTTCGGCCCTCAGGGCTGGTGGCCCGCCGATACGCCGTTTGAAGTCATCATCGGCGCTATCCTGACGCAAAACACCTCCTGGAACAACGTCACCCTCGCCATCAAACGCCTTAAAGCCAGAGACCTGCTGGACCTTTCAAAGATTCTCAACACTGATTCCGATACTTTACGCGAGTGCTTACGGCCTTCGGGTTTCTTCAACCAGAAAACCCGCTATGTCCTGGAGTTCTGCCGACATGTGCACCATCATCACGAAGGAAACTTGTCCGCTTTTCTTCAACAAAACTTGGAAACACTGAGAAAAGAACTTTTATCCATTGCCGGCATCGGACCTGAAACCGCCGACAGCATCATCCTTTACGCCGCGCATCAGCCCAGCTTTGTGGTGGATGCCTATACACGCCGTATCCTATCCAGGCACGGCCTTGTGCCTAGCAACATCGGCTACGAGGCCTTACGCCAGTATTTTATGGACGCTCTTCCCCCCAATGTGTATCTTTTTCAGGAATTTCATGCTCTGCTGGTGCGGGTCGGCCATCTTTATTGTCGTAAAAACCCGCGGTGTGCGGATTGCCCTGTCCTTTCCCTGGAGATGAGAGAACCA encodes the following:
- a CDS encoding radical SAM protein encodes the protein MKASHVTGTLFGPVPSRRLGRSLGIDVIPPKTCTLDCLYCESGPTTHLSLHRKAFIPPDDVLAQLQHFLQKHSKAVDALTFSSAGEPTLYEPLGELISAIKAAYSYIPLVVLTNGTLLWQEEVRRGLLKADRVVPSLDAAHSEVFARLNRPHPHLSLDLLVEGLESFRREYRGAYHLEILLVRGINDSPAHLRDLAALVRRIGPDRVELNTVVRPPAQPGLDGLTAEAMKEAAAFFTSCPVDVLGAYEARGNIGDDESLEERIVQLVRRRPCSMEEMADALGVPLDTLKHVVQTLCEGGRLELRKFEARDFVVPAEGTPS
- a CDS encoding class I SAM-dependent methyltransferase yields the protein MGYIFRLEDALRMERWAETEPGRTVLRLERNLLQRLWNPTSPQRVLDVGCGTGWTLQWLAQLGHAVTGVEPSWELVRYAQRKLPQRILIHHGFAEDLPFSDNEFDTVTLITTLEFVENPRAALAEACRVARRHVLIGTLNKWSLTGCYRRMEFLWKPSLYRHAVFQSVLSLKHLLEDVLYGSAVCQWRTCLVFPLWLATHLEIVEDHPLFQYQPFGHFLAMRVDLRPVHRPVQDPLMERVVGAGPAGTPRSCWRLHGRNGCSPSTGVPCQGSVVSSRRSRAVTRSLDEGSGHA
- a CDS encoding MerR family transcriptional regulator, translated to MEVENGKALYPIGIVAELLNIHPRTLRIYEQEGLIKPARRGGKRFYSNNDLQWLKCLRRLLTEDGLNIAGIKKLLTVAPCWEIRGCEESVRKSCPAILNFPVPCWDLVPRACKEKGQLCTECEVYLKKKNHVMMRRCHEGEAQDSKA
- a CDS encoding acyl-CoA dehydratase activase, which produces MAFDVGVDVGSVSVNVVVIDDHEKIVWEAPYVRHFGQVVYEVRRVLEEVFARFGAPLVRSVTFTGVHGERLAEILNAPFEVETIAQVTGAIHVVPDVRSIISIGGQDASLFQVSHRNGSWHLDAFNMNGPCASGTGSFMDQQSARLASSIYGAEFEMTQEKMQKTLQDFISLGLQHSSPAPVACRCTVFTKSDMIHLQNKGEPLPNIIAGLHYGNAANYVSTIVAARKLEEPVIFIGGMASNPLQVEAFRQYYPNLQVPAHHTSLGALGAALQSRRAGRCHRVDLNRLSENVEVSGEEFPRAPRLELRWTVFDVDETFPPWEGWEEKNPVPVYLGVDIGSTTTKYALIDEWGRIRHKRYVQTQGKPIEVTQNLLRTMLSQVGSRVRIKAVATTGSGRNVVGDFLHADLILDEITAHAKGAVAVDATVDTIFEIGGQDSKYIRLEDTHPLDFDMNKVCAAGTGSFLHELANKLKINIVGEFQDLALTSENPVSLAERCTVFMESDLFSYLQKGARREDLIAGLCYAVVHNYLNRVVGKRPIGKKIMFLGGPSLNKAVVAAFERVLQRPLVVPPHREVMGAYGAALAVKEAFERGELSEKQRDFEALAQATVHFTESVCRADRHCHNECKLKIYDFVGRKSVWGGDCGRFEVSHYRGPSAENTFEARQRLFWEMIREYAHVLGEPAEASLNEEERPVVGVPMGLHALEWGPFWVRLLAALGCRVLVSPKTDNRIALKGVESMTAETCFPVKVFHGHVDVLLDHVDYVFLPNVISMPVPESQEAGMFCPLVQSSQYVVRAALNISDDRLIRPTLFMKQGPDALVSSVYASLPRSWKIHRDRVAAAVRAAWGYQQWFRKRVHDVGRAILSRVPALEPVWIVTGRPYNLYDERLNLKLGRHLARLGIWAIPADVLDVDPEDLSDFPRMYWGLGARILKSAKRIARTPHWFGVHLSNFSCGPDSFVEHFYRHILERKPALILELDEHSAVAGLLTRVEAFRNVVKNVHESSLGSTDWNDLAGKLSN
- a CDS encoding endonuclease III domain-containing protein, whose protein sequence is MEAEPSVILHHLFETLLAAFGPQGWWPADTPFEVIIGAILTQNTSWNNVTLAIKRLKARDLLDLSKILNTDSDTLRECLRPSGFFNQKTRYVLEFCRHVHHHHEGNLSAFLQQNLETLRKELLSIAGIGPETADSIILYAAHQPSFVVDAYTRRILSRHGLVPSNIGYEALRQYFMDALPPNVYLFQEFHALLVRVGHLYCRKNPRCADCPVLSLEMREPSKTRRLP
- the ilvD gene encoding dihydroxy-acid dehydratase — protein: MRSDLMKKGPEKAPHRSLFKAMGYTREEIDRPLIGIVNSFNEIIPGHIHLDKIAQAVKAGVRMAGGTPVEFSTIGICDGIAMNHDGMRYSLASRELIADSVEVMAMAHPFDGLVLIPNCDKIIPGMIMAAFRLNIPCIVVSGGPMLAGRVGAKPVDLISVFEGVGALKAGIIGEEDLDELEDNACPGCGSCAGMFTANSMNCLSEALGLALPGNGTIPAVSAARYRLAKMAGMRIMDLVRHNVKPRDLITMESFENAIAVDMALGCSTNTVLHVPAIAHEAGYKLNLDLFNSISARTPHLCSLRPGGPHFLEDLHAAGGVQGVMKELAKIGAVHLDARTVTGNTVGKNLESVKHVDHSVIRPVDNPYHSQGGIAILYGNLAPEGAVVKQSAVAPEMLNRTGRARVFESEKEAADAILGGAIQPGDVVVIRYEGPKGGPGMQEMLTPTAAIIGMNLGKEVALITDGRFSGGTQGAAIGHISPEAAAGGPIALVEEGDLISIDIPAKKLNLLVDEATLEARRAAWRPRPPRVQHGYLARYAKMVTSGATGAVFSE
- the amrS gene encoding AmmeMemoRadiSam system radical SAM enzyme, which produces MHEARFYTQEEKNAVRCRLCAHGCLIKPEKTGLCGVRRNLEGRLYSMVYGKLIAANVDPIEKKPLFHFLPGTFSYSIATVGCNFRCLFCQNADISQAPRDHGAVYGRESTPSSVVQDALRTRCASISYTYTEPTIFMEFAMDVGIEARRAGLKNVFVSNGYMTPEALQVAAETFLDAANVDLKAFRDRFYKEMCGARLDPVLETLQGMKRLGIWLEVTTLLIPGLNDDPQELKELAEFLVSLGPETPWHVSRFHPTYRLTDRPPTPVATVRQAREIGLKAGLRYVYTGNVPGDEGENTYCPQCGAVVMKRYGFSIKPQGISKGACTACGARIHGVHLP
- the asnB gene encoding asparagine synthase (glutamine-hydrolyzing) yields the protein MCGIGAIFRYKNNGVISDAEQWLAKVNARQRSRGPDGEGVWVSEDRTVGLAHRRLAIIDLSPAGRQPMASEDGQIQITFNGEIYNYKDLRAALEAQGARFRSQSDTEVLIHLYQRYGVSMVEHLRGMYAFALWDGKKGGLLLARDPFGIKPLYYADDAGTLKVASQVKALLAAGVSDTSPEPAGHAGFFLWGWVPEPFTLYRGIRCLPPGSTLWVSRGGPVPEARVHCDVAKEIASRATAEPILDRRKVEEVLGEALEETMRYHMVSDVPVGMFLSAGLDSTSLAALASRRSPIPLRTFTLGFDEFRGRLDDETPFAEMVAQMLGTCHETGWVSKKDLMDNLDHFFDAMDQPTIDGINTYLVSKGAAEKGIKVALSGLGGDELFGGYPSFRHVPLIVKLAKPFGAFGALVRALVEPALGRVVSPKYAGLLEYGGSFGGAYLLRRAVYMPWELSRFMDSDMAREGWQTLQVTVALNRTVEKTQDPFRAVSALEVTQYMRNMLLRDTDWAGMAHSLEIRVPLVDVVFLKTVVGLLRANSWNYKHLLAHCAWNGNPPEALTHRAKTGFSVPISEWLIPNSRTVGSWRRAWLKEVYKTFLAQHSF